From the genome of Azospirillum fermentarium:
TCTGTAGCATACTGGATTCGGAAAGTCATGGCGCCTGAGTTCGTCATCGGGAACTTTGGCAACCGCGCAAGAACGCGCATATTTTTACCGTAAATTGAAAATGCGGGTGGCATGATGGCCGATGTTGCCTCTTTTGCGGCTAAAAAGGGGGAAATTCAGGTTAAGATTTGTTAATAATGATGTTTTCGCCCTTTTTGGTTGCCGGTGCCGGCCGTTTTCCACCCCGTGCGGCGGAAGCGCGCGGGGGGCGCCGGTCTGAAAGGGCCATCGGGAGCGCTGAACGGGCAATCGTGCACGCCATCTTTACAATAAAATACAAATAAAAACTCCGCCGTCCTGCCGCCATACGGGATGGAGGAGGCTCCCCGGCCAGGACGGCGGCATCGGCCCGGTGCGCCCTGCCGCCTTGGCAGGGATGCGGATTCTCTGATATCCCTGTCCTTCCGAATCGGAAGGCCGCATGTCGATCACCACCTCCTCCCTCGCCGCACCCTCCGCCGCTGCGGCGCTCAGCTTCCTCAATATTTCCCATTCCTTTTCGGGGCGCCGCTGGCTGGCGCGGCCCTATGACGAGCGGCTGGCCCTGGCTCTGGCCCAGGGGCGCGGGCTGCCGGAGATCGTCGGGCGGGTGCTGGCGGCCCGCGGCGTGACGCCGGAGGCATGCGACAGCTTCCTCAACCCCACGCTCAAGGGGCTGATGCCCGACCCCTCCCGCTTTCACGACATGGACGCCGCCGCCGAGCGCATCGCGCGGGCGGTGATGGACGGGGAAACGGTGGCGGTGTTCGGGGACTATGACGTGGACGGCGCCACGTCGGCGGCGCTGCTGCGGCGGTTCTTCCGCGCCGTGGGGCGGGATCTGCGCATCTATGTCCCCGACCGCATCGCCGAGGGGTACGGCCCCAACGCCCCGGCCCTGCTGCGCCTGCGGCAGGAGGGGGTGAGCCTGGTCATCACCGTGGACTGCGGCATCGCCGCCTTCGCGCCTCTGGAAGCGGCGGCGGACGCCGGGCTCGACGTGGTGGTGCTCGATCACCACGCGGCGGAGCCGGCCCTGCCGCGGGCGGTGGCGGTGGTCAACCCTAACCGGCTGGACGAGGATGGGGAATACCGCACGCTGTGCGCCGCCGGGGTGGCGTTCCTGGCCGTAGTGGCCATCAACCGGGCGCTGCGCCGCGCCGGCTATTACAGCGGGCGGGGTGAGCCGGACCTGATGGAATGGCTGGATCTGGTGGCGCTCGGCACCGTGTGCGACGTGGTGCCGCTCACCGGGCTGAACCGGGCGCTGGTGTCCCAGGGGCTGAAGATCATGGCCCGGCGCACCAATCCGGGGCTTTCGGCCCTGGCCGACGTGGCGGGGATGAAGGACCGGCCCGATTCCTACCACGCCGGCTATGTGCTGGGGCCGCGGGTCAACGCCGGCGGGCGTGTCGGCGGGTCGGATCTGGGCGCCCGCCTGCTGTCCACCGACGACCCGGTGGAGGCGCGCGAACTGGCCCAGCGCCTGGAAGGCCACAACGCCGAACGCCGCGCCGTGGAACAGGCCGTGCTTCAGGAGGCCATGGCGGCGGTGGAGGCCATGGCCGACGAGGAGCGCGAGCTGATCTTCGCGGTGGGGGAGGGGTGGCACCCCGGCGTGGTCGGCATCGTCGCCAGCCGGCTGAAGGAACGCTACAACCGCCCCGCCTGCGTCGTCGCCATCGAGGAACGGCCCGACGGCACCCGTGTCGGCAAGGCGTCGGGCCGGTCGGTGCGCGGCGTCGATCTGGGGGCCGCCGTCATCGCCGCCCGGCAGGACGGGCTGCTGCTGGCCGGCGGCGGGCACCGCATGGCCGCCGGCTTCACGGTGGCGCTGGAGCGCATGGACGAGCTGCGCGCCTTCCTCACCCGCCGCGTGGCCGAACAGCTTGCCGCCGAACCGCTGCTGCCCACCCTGGAACTGGACGGCGCGGTCAGCGTCGGGGCGGCCAACCTGGACATGGTGCAGCGGCTGTCCATGCTGGGCCCCTTCGGCACCGGCAACCCCGAGCCGCGCTTCGCCATCGCCGACGCCCGCATCCTGCGGGCCGACGTGGTGGGGGCCAACCACGTGCGCTGCATCCTGACCGGGGCCGACGGCGGGCGGCTGAAGGCCATGGCCTTCCGCGCGCTGGAAACCGATCTGGGCCGGGGCCTGCTGACCTCCGCCGGGGCCACGCTGCACATTGCCGGCACTTTGCGCATCGACCGTTGGAACGGGCAGGAAAGCACCCAACTCTTTATCGACGACGCCGCGCGACCCCAGGGGTAAGCTCATAAGGGATAGGGCATGAGCGACAGCCGTTTCCAGCCGGTGCACCGGCCCTCGGCCCCTCCGGCCAGCCGGCGGCGGCGTTTCGCGCCGGGTGAGATCCTGATGCGCCAGGGCGACCCCGGCCATTCCGCCTGGCTTATCGAATCCGGGGACGTGGATGTCATTCTGGAGCGGCCGGGCGACAAGCCGGTCCGCCTCAGCCACCTGTCGCGCGGCGCGCTGGTGGGGGAAATGGCCCTGATCGACCAGGGGCCGCGCAGCGCCACCGTGCGGGCGGCCAACACCGTGGTTGCCACCGAACTGGGGCACGACACCTTCCGCCGCATGATCGACACCGCCCCGCCGCTGGCCAACTACATCCTGACCAGCCTGCTTGCGGCCATCCGCCGGCTGTACGGCATCCCGCCCTGCGAGCGGTCGGAAGGGTCGGGAAACATCCGCTCCCAGCATGACTACGCCCGTGTTCTCAACCGCCGCCCGTTCCGCGAGGGGCATTGTTTCTTCAAGGAAGGCGAACTCGCCTCCCACGTCTACCTGATCCAGAGCGGACGGGTCGGCATCATCCAGGGCGGCACCCGGATCGCCGAATTGGGGGCCGGGCGGCTGTTCGGGGAACTGGCGGTCCTGCTGAACGTGCCCCGTGCCGGCACCGCCATCGCCCTGGAGCAGACCACCTGCGAAATCATCCTGCGCAACGATGTGGAACAGGTGATGGGGTCTCTGCCGCCCATTCTGCGGACCCTCACCCGTTTCTACGCCGGGCAGGTGGCCCGCAGCCGGCCGGGGCATGCCGCCAAGCCCAAGGCGGGCGCCGCCGTGCCCCATGTCCCCGAAGGGGATATGCCGGGGGAGATGGACGACTTTCTGTAAGCCGGGGGTTTCACCCCCGGCACCCCTCACCAAGGGCCGGGAGGCCCTTGGAACCCGGCAAGAGGGCTCAGGCCCGTTTGCGGGTGGTGGTCTTGGCGGGCTTGGGCTCACCGTCCGTTTCGGCGGCGGCCTTCTTCTTCGGAGCGGCTTTCTTGGGGGCGGCTTCCGCCGTCTCGCCGTCCGCGGGGGCGGCCGTCTTCTTGGCGGCGGGCTTGCGGGTGGTCTTCTTCGGTGCTTCCTCGGCGGACTCGCCCTCGGCGGGGGCGGCCTTGGCCCCCTTCTTGGCGGCGTCCTTCGCAGCCTTGGCCTCCAGAAGCTCCAGGCCCTGCTCCAGCGTCACCGTCTCCGCGTCCATCGCCTTGGGGATGGAGGCATAGGTGGAGCCGTGCTTGACATAGGGGCCGAAGCGGCCAGCCCCCACCGTCACCGGCTTGCCGGTCTTGGGGTGGTCGCCCAGCGTGCGGCCCGGCGTGGCCGCGGCCTTCTTCGCCGCCTCGCCCAGCAGGGACACCGCCCGGTTGATGCCGATCTCCAGCACGTCGTCGTCGGGGGGCAGCGATTTATAGACCGGTCCGTGCTTGATGTAGGGGCCGAACCGCCCGATGCCCGCACTGATCTCCTGCCCGGTTTCCGGGTGGTTGCCGATGGTGCGCGGCAGAGCCAGCAGCTTCAGGGCCTTGTCCAGATCCAGGTCGGCCACCGTCATGCCCTTGGGCAACGACACCCGTTTGGGCTTGGGTGCTGCGTCCTTGGCCTTCTTCTTGCCCTTGGCCGGCTTTTCCGCCGGGGGGGCCTCCTCCTCCGCGCCGCGGGGCGGCCCGAGCTGGATGTAGGCACCGAAGGGACCGCGGCGCACCGACACCGGCAACCCGGTTTCGGGATCGTCGCCCAACTCCTTCGGCCCGTCCAGCGTGTCGGGGGCGTCGTCGTTGGCCACCGCCAGCGGGCGGGTGTAGCGGCATTCCGGGTAGTTGTTGCAGCCGATGAAGGCGCCCATCTTGCCCAGCTTCAGCCCCAGCCGCCCGGTGTGGCACTTGGGGCAGACCCGCGGGTCGCCGCCGTTCTCCCCCACCGCGGGGAAGAAATGCGCGCCCAGCTCTTCGTCCAGGGTGGTCAGCACCTGGGTGATGGTCAGATCCTTGGTGCCGTCCACCGCGGTGTGGAACGACCGCCAGAATTCCCGCAGCACCGCCTTCCAGTCCAGCCGCCCGTCGGAAATGTCGTCGAGCTGGTTTTCCAGATCGGCGGTGAAGGTGTATTCCACATAGCGGTTGAAGAAATTCTTCAAAAACGCCGTGACCAGCCGCCCGCGGTCTTCGGGAATGAAGCGCCGCTTGTCGAGGCGTACGTAATTGCGGTCCTGCAGAACCTGCAGGATTGAGGCATAGGTGGACGGGCGCCCGATGCCCAGCTCTTCCAGCTTCTTCACCAGCGACGCTTCGGAATAGCGCGGCGGCGGCTGGGTGAAGTGTTGGGCCGGGGTGACGGCGCCGCGGTCCAGCCCGTCGCCCTCGGCCATGGCCGGGAGGCGGCGTTCCTGTTCGTCCTCGGCGTCGTCCTTGTCTTCCTGATAGACGCGCATGAAGCCGTCGAACACCACGATGGAGCCGGTGGCACGCAGCACCGCCTCGCGGTTCGGCGACGCCACGTCAACCGCCACCTGATCCAGGACGGCGCTTTCCATCTGGCTGGCGACCGTGCGCTTCCAGATCAGCTCGTAGAGCTTGAGTTCTTCACCTTCCAGATAGGCCGCCACCTGCTCGGGCCGGCGGAACAGGTCGGTGGGGCGGATGGCCTCGTGGGCTTCCTGGGCGTTCTTGGCGGCGGTCTTGTAGATGCGCGGGCTGGTGGGGACGTAGGAATCCCCCCACAGCGACCCGATCAGCGAGCGGGACGCCTGGATCGCCTCCTGCGACAGCGACACGCCGTCGGTACGCATATAGGTGATGAGACCGACCGTCTCGCCGCCGATGTCCACGCCCTCGTACAGCTTCTGGGCCACGCGCATGGTGCGGGTGGCGCCGAAGCCCAGCTTGCGCGAGGCTTCCTGCTGCAGGGTCGAGGTGGTGAAGGGGGCATAGGGGTTGCGCCGCGCCTGCCGCCGCTCCACCGACGCCACCCGGTAGGGGTGGGCCACGATGGTGGCGACCGCACGGTCCGCCGCCGCCTGGTCGGGCAGGCCGAACTTGTCCAGCTTCCGGCCGTCCAGATGGGTCAACTGCGCGGTGAACCCGGCCCCGGCGGGGGTGGTCAGGCCCACGTCCACCGTCCAGTATTCCTGCGGGCGGAAGATCTCGATCTCGCTTTCCCGCTCGCAGATTAGGCGCAACGCCACCGACTGCACCCGGCCTGCCGACCGCGATCCCGGCAGCTTGCGCCACAGCACCGGCGACAGGGTGAAGCCCACCAGATAATCCAGCGCCCGGCGGGCGAGATAGGCGTCCACCAGTTCCTGGCTGACGTGCCGCGGCGCCTTGATGGCCGCCTGCACCGCCGACTTGGTGATTTCGTTGAAGGTGATTCGCTGGACATCGACCTTGTCCAGCAGGCGCTTGTCGCGAAGGACTTCCGTCAGGTGCCAGGCGATGGCTTCCCCTTCGCGATCCGGGTCGGTTGCGAGAAAGACGCGGTCCGCCCCCTTCACCGCCCGCGCGATGTCGTCGATGTGGCGGCGGGAGCGGTCGCCCAGCTCCCATTCCATGGCGAAATCTTCGTCCGGGCGCACCGATCCGTCACGCGGCGACAGGTCGCGCACATGGCCGAAGCTGGCGATGACGGTGTAATCCGCCCCGAGATATTTGTTGATCGTCTTGGCCTTCGCCGGCGATTCGACGATCACGACAGTGCTGCCCGGCACGAGTCCCACGCCCCCAGAAGTTCAAACGCCCGCCAACGGGTCCGGCCTGCTCCAGAACGCAAAACTGGCTCAGATCAGATTGACCCGGTTGCCCGGTTGGCGCTGGACGCGCCCCGCCAGTTCCAATTCCAGCACGGCGGCCAACACCACGGGTGCTGACAATTGGCAGCCCCGGACCAGTTCGTCAATGGTAACCGGGGTGGGAGAGAGGTTTTCCAGCACCAGTGTGCGGGCCATGTCCACCTCGTCCTCCGCCGGGACGGTGGGCGGGGGCGGGGACAGGGTGCTGTATGTATGCTCTTTCGCACCCGGAGGTTCCAGGTGGCGCAACGCTTCCAGAATGTCGTCCGCCGATTGCACCAAGGTTGCCCCCTGTTGGATCAGGGCGTTGGTGCCCTGGCAGCGCGGGTCCAGCGGCGAGCCGGGCACCGCGAGCACCTCCCGCCCCTGGTCCAGCGCCATTCGCGCGGTGATGAGGGAGCCGGACTTGGGCGCCGCCTCCACCACCACCACGCCCAGCGACAGGCCGGAGATGATGCGGTTGCGGCGGGGAAAATGGCGGGCCTGCGGCTGGGTGCCCAGGGGCGATTCGGCCACCAGCACCCCTTGGGCCGCAATGGCCTCGGCCAGATCCCGATTCTCGTCCGGGTACACCACGTCGATGCCGCCCGCCATCACCGCCGCGGTGCCGGTGCCAAGGCTGCCCTGGTGCGCCCCGGTGTCGATGCCGCGGGCCAGCCCCGACACCACCAGCAGCCCGGCGGCCCCCAGGTCGCGGGCCAGGGTCTGGGCGAACTTGCGTCCGTTGAGCGAGGCGTTGCGGGCGCCGACGATCGCCACCGCCCGCCGCGTCAGCAGATGGGCGTGGCCGACGGTGTTGAGCACCGGCGGAGCGTCGTCGATGGCGGCCAGCGCTTCCGGGTAATCCGGCTCGCACGCGCACAGGATGCGGGCGCCGAAACGCTGGACCGCCGTCAGCTCCCGTTCGGCCTCCGCCTTCGTCACCACGCGCAGGGGTTTCTGCCGCCCGCCGCGCCGGGCCAGATCGGGCAGGGCGTCGATGGCGGCCTTGGCGGTGCCGAACCGCTCCATCAGCTTGTGGAACGTCACCGGCCCGACGTTCTCCGTGCGGATGAGGCGGAGCCAGTCGATGCGGTCGGCGTCGGTCAGGGGGCGGCGTGGTTGCGGCATGACCCCAATATCCACAACCCGGAGGCGTTCGTCCAGCATTCATGTGTGTGCAAAGGCGAAATGCCGGGGGCTTTGCCCCGACACCCCCCGGCAAGGGCGTCAGCCCTTGCATCCCGAGGTTCAGGCGGGCTTCTTCTTGCCGATCTTCGGCTCCTCGCCCTTCAGCAGGCGGCGGATGTTGGCCTCGTGCCGGATGAAGACCAGCACGGCGATGAACAGGGCCAGCGCCGCCACCGGCGCCGTCGCCAGCCACAGGGATGTGAGCGGCGCCAGGGCCAGCGCCACCAGGGCCGACAGGGACGAGATGCGGAACAGCGCCGCCACCGCCAGCCACGTCAGGCAGGCGCCGGCGCCCACCGGCCACGCCACCGCCAGCAGCACGCCCAGCGCCGTCGCCACCCCCTTGCCGCCCTTGAACCCCAGCCACACGGGGAAGGTGTGGCCCAGCATGGCCCCGCCGGCGGCCAGCAGCGCCGCCTCCGGCCCGGCCACCCACAGGGCCAGCAAGGCGGCCAGCGCGCCCTTACCGCTGTCGAGCAGCAGGGTCGCCAGGGCCAGCGGCTTGTTGCCGGTGCGCAGCACGTTGGTGGCGCCGATGTTGCCGGACCCGATCTGGCGGATGTCGCCCAGCCCGGCCAGCCGCGTCAGCACCAGACCAAAGGGGATCGACCCCAGCAGATAACCCAGCAGGGCGGCGAGGATGAGGGGCAGGGCGTCCACGGGCTCAGCCTTCCTGGCGGGTCCAGACGGTGCGCCCGTCCACGATGGTGCGCACGGCGCGGCCCTGCACCGGGCGGTTGCCGAACGGGCTGTTCTTGGATTTGGACAGGAACGCGTCCTCGTCCACCGTCCACGGCACGTCCACGTCGATCACCACCAGATCGGCGGCGGCCCCCACCGCCAGCCGGCCCGCCGGCAGCGCCAGGATGTCCGCCGGGCGGCAGGTGACGCAGGCCAGCGCGTCCAGCAGGCTCACCGCCTTCTTGTGCGCCAGCTCCAGCGTCAGCGGCAGCAGGGTTTCCAGCCCGATCACCCCGAACGCGGCCTGGGCGAAGGGCACCCGCTTCTGGTCCTGGTCGCGGGGGGTGTGGTCCGACGCGATCACGTCGATGGTGCCGTCGGCCAGACCGGCGACGATGGCCCGGCGGTCCATCTCGTCGCGCAGGGGCGGCGACACCTTGGCGAAGGTGCGGTAATCGCCCACGTCGGTTTCGGTCAGGGCGAAGTAATGGGGGGCGGTGTCGCAGGTGATGGGCAGCCCGCGCGCCTTGGCCCGCCGGATGATATCCACCGATTCGGAGGTGGTGACGTGGGCGATGTGGTAATGGCCGCCGGTCATCTCCACCAGCCGCAGGTCGCGTTCGATCATGATGATCTCGGCTTCCCGCGGGATGCCGCCCAGGCCGAGCCGCGTGGCCCGCTCGCCGGCGTTCATGACGCCCGACGCCAGCGCCGGTTCCTCCGGGTGCTGGATGACGGGGCGGCCGAACACCTTGGCGTAGTTCAGCACCCGGCGCATGACACCGGCGTTGGCGATGGCCTTGGACCCGTCGGTGAAGCCCACGGCCCCGGCGTTGGCCAGCAGCCCCATTTCGGTGATCTCCCGCCCCTCGGTGCCGCGGGTGGCGGCGCCATAGGCGTAGATCTTGACCTGCTTGACGTCGCGGGCCTTGCGGTTGATGAACTCGATCCCCGCCACGTCGTCGATGACCGGATCGGTGTTGGGCAGGCACACCACGGTGGTGACGCCGCCCGCAGCCGCGGCGCGGGCCGCACTCTTCACCGTTTCGTTCTGTTCCCCGCCGGGTTCGGTGATGAGAACCCGCATATCGACCAGACCGGGGGCCAGCGCCTTGCCCGCCAGATCCACCACCTTGGCGTCCGACGGCACGCCGTCGGCGAACAGGCGGGGGCCGAAGTCGGCGATCTTCGCCCCTTCGGTCAGCAGGGCGCCCGGCTGGTCCAGCCCGGTGGCCGGGTCCAGCAGGC
Proteins encoded in this window:
- a CDS encoding cyclic nucleotide-binding domain-containing protein, with the translated sequence MSDSRFQPVHRPSAPPASRRRRFAPGEILMRQGDPGHSAWLIESGDVDVILERPGDKPVRLSHLSRGALVGEMALIDQGPRSATVRAANTVVATELGHDTFRRMIDTAPPLANYILTSLLAAIRRLYGIPPCERSEGSGNIRSQHDYARVLNRRPFREGHCFFKEGELASHVYLIQSGRVGIIQGGTRIAELGAGRLFGELAVLLNVPRAGTAIALEQTTCEIILRNDVEQVMGSLPPILRTLTRFYAGQVARSRPGHAAKPKAGAAVPHVPEGDMPGEMDDFL
- the recJ gene encoding single-stranded-DNA-specific exonuclease RecJ, with amino-acid sequence MSITTSSLAAPSAAAALSFLNISHSFSGRRWLARPYDERLALALAQGRGLPEIVGRVLAARGVTPEACDSFLNPTLKGLMPDPSRFHDMDAAAERIARAVMDGETVAVFGDYDVDGATSAALLRRFFRAVGRDLRIYVPDRIAEGYGPNAPALLRLRQEGVSLVITVDCGIAAFAPLEAAADAGLDVVVLDHHAAEPALPRAVAVVNPNRLDEDGEYRTLCAAGVAFLAVVAINRALRRAGYYSGRGEPDLMEWLDLVALGTVCDVVPLTGLNRALVSQGLKIMARRTNPGLSALADVAGMKDRPDSYHAGYVLGPRVNAGGRVGGSDLGARLLSTDDPVEARELAQRLEGHNAERRAVEQAVLQEAMAAVEAMADEERELIFAVGEGWHPGVVGIVASRLKERYNRPACVVAIEERPDGTRVGKASGRSVRGVDLGAAVIAARQDGLLLAGGGHRMAAGFTVALERMDELRAFLTRRVAEQLAAEPLLPTLELDGAVSVGAANLDMVQRLSMLGPFGTGNPEPRFAIADARILRADVVGANHVRCILTGADGGRLKAMAFRALETDLGRGLLTSAGATLHIAGTLRIDRWNGQESTQLFIDDAARPQG
- the topA gene encoding type I DNA topoisomerase; translation: MPGSTVVIVESPAKAKTINKYLGADYTVIASFGHVRDLSPRDGSVRPDEDFAMEWELGDRSRRHIDDIARAVKGADRVFLATDPDREGEAIAWHLTEVLRDKRLLDKVDVQRITFNEITKSAVQAAIKAPRHVSQELVDAYLARRALDYLVGFTLSPVLWRKLPGSRSAGRVQSVALRLICERESEIEIFRPQEYWTVDVGLTTPAGAGFTAQLTHLDGRKLDKFGLPDQAAADRAVATIVAHPYRVASVERRQARRNPYAPFTTSTLQQEASRKLGFGATRTMRVAQKLYEGVDIGGETVGLITYMRTDGVSLSQEAIQASRSLIGSLWGDSYVPTSPRIYKTAAKNAQEAHEAIRPTDLFRRPEQVAAYLEGEELKLYELIWKRTVASQMESAVLDQVAVDVASPNREAVLRATGSIVVFDGFMRVYQEDKDDAEDEQERRLPAMAEGDGLDRGAVTPAQHFTQPPPRYSEASLVKKLEELGIGRPSTYASILQVLQDRNYVRLDKRRFIPEDRGRLVTAFLKNFFNRYVEYTFTADLENQLDDISDGRLDWKAVLREFWRSFHTAVDGTKDLTITQVLTTLDEELGAHFFPAVGENGGDPRVCPKCHTGRLGLKLGKMGAFIGCNNYPECRYTRPLAVANDDAPDTLDGPKELGDDPETGLPVSVRRGPFGAYIQLGPPRGAEEEAPPAEKPAKGKKKAKDAAPKPKRVSLPKGMTVADLDLDKALKLLALPRTIGNHPETGQEISAGIGRFGPYIKHGPVYKSLPPDDDVLEIGINRAVSLLGEAAKKAAATPGRTLGDHPKTGKPVTVGAGRFGPYVKHGSTYASIPKAMDAETVTLEQGLELLEAKAAKDAAKKGAKAAPAEGESAEEAPKKTTRKPAAKKTAAPADGETAEAAPKKAAPKKKAAAETDGEPKPAKTTTRKRA
- the dprA gene encoding DNA-processing protein DprA, translated to MPQPRRPLTDADRIDWLRLIRTENVGPVTFHKLMERFGTAKAAIDALPDLARRGGRQKPLRVVTKAEAERELTAVQRFGARILCACEPDYPEALAAIDDAPPVLNTVGHAHLLTRRAVAIVGARNASLNGRKFAQTLARDLGAAGLLVVSGLARGIDTGAHQGSLGTGTAAVMAGGIDVVYPDENRDLAEAIAAQGVLVAESPLGTQPQARHFPRRNRIISGLSLGVVVVEAAPKSGSLITARMALDQGREVLAVPGSPLDPRCQGTNALIQQGATLVQSADDILEALRHLEPPGAKEHTYSTLSPPPPTVPAEDEVDMARTLVLENLSPTPVTIDELVRGCQLSAPVVLAAVLELELAGRVQRQPGNRVNLI
- the plsY gene encoding glycerol-3-phosphate 1-O-acyltransferase PlsY codes for the protein MDALPLILAALLGYLLGSIPFGLVLTRLAGLGDIRQIGSGNIGATNVLRTGNKPLALATLLLDSGKGALAALLALWVAGPEAALLAAGGAMLGHTFPVWLGFKGGKGVATALGVLLAVAWPVGAGACLTWLAVAALFRISSLSALVALALAPLTSLWLATAPVAALALFIAVLVFIRHEANIRRLLKGEEPKIGKKKPA
- the pyrC gene encoding dihydroorotase encodes the protein MIAAPLTPPGRTAYINARLLDPATGLDQPGALLTEGAKIADFGPRLFADGVPSDAKVVDLAGKALAPGLVDMRVLITEPGGEQNETVKSAARAAAAGGVTTVVCLPNTDPVIDDVAGIEFINRKARDVKQVKIYAYGAATRGTEGREITEMGLLANAGAVGFTDGSKAIANAGVMRRVLNYAKVFGRPVIQHPEEPALASGVMNAGERATRLGLGGIPREAEIIMIERDLRLVEMTGGHYHIAHVTTSESVDIIRRAKARGLPITCDTAPHYFALTETDVGDYRTFAKVSPPLRDEMDRRAIVAGLADGTIDVIASDHTPRDQDQKRVPFAQAAFGVIGLETLLPLTLELAHKKAVSLLDALACVTCRPADILALPAGRLAVGAAADLVVIDVDVPWTVDEDAFLSKSKNSPFGNRPVQGRAVRTIVDGRTVWTRQEG